Proteins found in one Plasmodium chabaudi chabaudi strain AS genome assembly, chromosome: 5 genomic segment:
- a CDS encoding RNA methyltransferase, putative, translating into MENGNNFETDKEREDDRNGVRTSISKMYVVIYNIGKKKNIGNIVRSCVAFNVSEIFVVGRNKKETSFFGSMGTHGYIKIRYFTNMIELKQYLNNNDILLYACEITNQSIPITEQPFVKNKDIAFLFGNEGTGISEQIINMCDKIIYIPQYGNGTASLNVSVSCAIILQNFAVWANYIEVKIKGNKFIIQEQENKLNNYLNPSRELLKEIDDKRIMRERKKTENQLANLDNLEFLF; encoded by the coding sequence ATGGAAAATGGAAACAACTTTGAAACTGATAAAGAGAGGGAAGATGATAGAAATGGGGTAAGGACGAGTATAAGCAAAATGTATgtagttatatataatataggtaaaaaaaaaaacattggAAATATCGTACGTAGTTGTGTTGCATTTAATGTCAGTGAAATATTTGTAGTTGGAcgaaacaaaaaagaaacaagTTTTTTTGGTAGTATGGGAACACatggatatataaaaatacgatattttacaaatatgaTTGAATTGaaacaatatttaaataataatgatatattattatatgcatgtgAAATAACAAATCAATCTATTCCTATTACTGAACAAccatttgtaaaaaataaagatatagcatttttatttggaaATGAAGGTACAGGAATTAGcgaacaaataataaatatgtgtgataaaattatttatataccaCAATATGGAAATGGGACCGCTTCTTTAAATGTTTCAGTTTCTTGTGCAATCATTTTACAAAACTTTGCTGTATGGGCTAATTATATAGAAGTCAAAATtaaaggaaataaatttattattcaagaacaggaaaataaattaaataattatttaaatccTTCTCGAGAATTACTGAAAGAGATTGATGATAAGAGAATAATGCgagagagaaaaaaaacggaAAATCAACTAGCCAATTTGGATAATttagaatttttattttga
- a CDS encoding calmodulin, putative produces MKTQINFPIDKIKLIEKNFNLIDGNGDKKINPEEFKILIRLLGQTKTDKEIYDIIDQHFEDIDEKSEDNKQVENSKEKTVKTNGGEINKNTIVKKNGGKISPNHDRIKNLINKLNNFNDDYDKRNKGIKKNENNLQTDNGIDISEMKPKKDINFETFMKIFINTYTEPISVNELIKSFEILDNKKTGYINEDTLKHIMISSNEQISNDDMNLFMNSLNFKDKKKIDYILLSKKLKNTIY; encoded by the coding sequence atgaaaactcAGATAAATTTCCcaattgataaaataaaattaattgaaaaaaatttcaatTTGATTGATGGAAATGgcgataaaaaaataaacccTGAGGAATTTAAAATACTGATAAGATTACTTGGACAAACTAAAAcagataaagaaatatatgacATCATTGATCAGCATTTTGAAGACATAGATGAAAAGTCAGAAGATAATAAACAAGTTGAAAATAGTAAGGAAAAAACCGTAAAAACAAATGGGggtgaaataaataaaaatactattgttaaaaaaaatggtggAAAGATATCACCAAATCATGAtcgaataaaaaatttaattaataaattaaataattttaatgatgATTATGATAAACGAAATAagggaataaaaaaaaatgaaaataatttacaaaCAGATAATGGAATTGACATAAGTGAAATGAAAccaaaaaaagatattaattttgaaacatttatgaaaatatttataaacacATATACAGAACCTATATCAGTAAacgaattaataaaatcttttgaaattttagacaataaaaaaacaggTTATATCAATGAAGACACATTGAAACATATTATGATCAGTTCTAATGAACAAATTAGTAATGATGAtatgaatttatttatgaactctttaaattttaaggataaaaaaaaaatcgattatattcttttatcaaaaaaattaaaaaacacaatttattaa
- a CDS encoding ookinete surface protein P28, putative, protein MNFKYSFIFLFFIQLAIRYTNAKVTVDTICKNGKLIQMSNHFECLCSPGFALKTENNCEPKVACDKLENKDKVCGDYSTCVNQANAVPAVLRCDCVNGFVASLGVCKPQKCNNVDCGFGKCVLDGGNPSNATCSCDIGKILQNGRCTGTGQTQCSLKCKAQEECKLKGKYYECVAKVPAPGTGGGAGTVKPPASGSFMNGTSILSIIALFVMYITVM, encoded by the coding sequence atgaatttcaAATacagttttatttttttattttttatccaACTTGCAATAAGATATACTAATGCAAAAGTCACTGTAGACacaatatgtaaaaatggaaaactAATTCAAATGAGTAATCATTTTGAATGTTTATGTTCTCCTGGATTTGCATTAAAAACTGAAAACAATTGTGAACCAAAGGTTGCTTGTGATAAacttgaaaataaagataaagtATGTGGTGATTATTCTACATGTGTAAACCAGGCAAATGCTGTTCCAGCCGTTCTTAGGTGTGACTGTGTAAATGGATTTGTAGCATCACTAGGTGTATGTAAACcacaaaaatgtaataacgTCGACTGTGGTTTTGGAAAATGTGTACTCGATGGAGGAAACCCTAGCAACGCAACATGCTCATGTGATATAGGAAAAATTTTACAGAATGGTAGATGTACAGGTACAGGGCAAACCCAATGTTCATTGAAATGTAAAGCTCAAGAAGAATGCAAATTGaaaggaaaatattatgaatgtGTTGCCAAAGTCCCAGCCCCAGGTACTGGTGGAGGTGCAGGTACCGTAAAACCACCAGCCAGTGGTAGTTTTATGAACGGAACGTCAATACTCAGTATTATTGCATTATTTGTTATGTATATAACAGtaatgtaa
- a CDS encoding ookinete surface protein P25, putative, translated as MNTYYTVFLFIYAFLGLSYYNAAITPDTKCKNGFLAQMSNHLECRCNENFVHVSNDACEAKVECSVNTVDKACGEFSKCTKHENEGTETYTCDCINSYVAKGNICVPETCQNIDCGFGKCIINEDAVNDPPTCSCNIGYVVNIDDGSKCTKEGETPCSLVCSKEHQICKKVDAFYRCDCDEGFKLSIEEEKCISHSIYSMFNITIIFAILLLFSNII; from the coding sequence atgaatactTATTACActgtttttcttttcatatACGCTTTCCTTGGATTAAGTTATTATAATGCAGCAATTACGCCAGATActaaatgtaaaaatggATTTTTGGCTCAAATGAGTAATCATTTAGAATGCCGATGTAATGAAAACTTTGTACATGTGTCTAATGATGCCTGTGAAGCAAAAGTTGAATGCTCTGTGAATACAGTTGATAAGGCATGTGGtgaattttcaaaatgtaCTAAGCATGAAAACGAAGGTACAGAGACATACACATGTGACTGCATAAACTCATATGTTGCGAAAGGTAATATATGTGTTCCAGAAACTTGCCAAAATATTGATTGTGGCTTTGGTAAATGTATCATAAATGAGGATGCCGTAAATGATCCACCAACATGTTCATGTAATATAGGATATGTTGTAAATATTGATGATGGAAGCAAATGTACAAAAGAAGGAGAGACCCCATGTTCATTAGTTTGCAGTAAAGAACAccaaatatgtaaaaaggTAGATGCATTCTATAGGTGCGACTGTGACGAAGGCTTTAAACTTAGCATTGAGGAAGAAAAATGTATCTCACATTCAATATATAGCATGTTCAATATAACCATTATATTTGCcattttactattattctcaaatatcatttaa
- a CDS encoding MORN repeat-containing protein 1, putative gives MSEEMHCYNGNIKDGLFHGYGVLVYSKNEKYEGDFAYGRREGKGKFTYADGATYEGEWMDDKIHGKGVAHFVSGNIYEGEWENGKISGFGILNYSNGDKYEGEWSEGKMHGRGTYIYADGDIYVGEWKNDKRHGKGCVKYKGSKDKIAETYDGDWYEGKMQGKGVYSFADGGIYEGDWVDGKMEGKGIYKYLNGNKYDGDWSNDMKNGYGVLTYANGEMYEGYWKDDKVHGKGTLTYSKGDKYIGDWEFAKKCGEGELIYSSGDKFKGKWKNDKANGFGVLNYSNGNKYKGEWVNDQRHGFGVFTCKEDGSVYSGQFSHNRKEGHGTLTFSNGTIVEGIWNLGVLTKVTKFQLYPSSPWNDPDL, from the coding sequence ATGTCCGAAGAAATGCACTGTTACAATGGGAACATTAAGGATGGGTTGTTTCATGGATACGGTGTTTTAGTATactcaaaaaatgaaaagtaTGAAGGTGATTTTGCATATGGAAGAAGGGAaggaaaaggaaaatttACATATGCTGATGGTGCAACATATGAAGGAGAATGGATGGATGATAAGATACATGGGAAAGGAGTGGCACATTTTGTAAgtggaaatatatatgaaggAGAATGGGAAAATGGAAAGATAAGTGGGTTTggtatattaaattatagtaATGGTGATAAATATGAAGGTGAATGGTCAGAAGGTAAAATGCACGGAAGaggtacatatatatatgctgatggagatatatatgtaggagaatggaaaaatgataaaagaCATGGAAAAGGATGTGTTAAATATAAAGGGagtaaagataaaatagCAGAAACATATGACGGTGATTGGTATGAAGGGAAAATGCAAGGCAAAGGTGTTTATTCTTTTGCTGATGGTGGAATATATGAAGGGGATTGGGTTGATGGGAAAATGGAAGGAAaaggtatatataaatatttaaatggtaataaatatgacgGTGATTGGTCAAATGATATGAAAAATGGATATGGTGTATTAACATATGCTAATGGGGAAATGTATGAAGGATATTGGAAAGATGATAAAGTACATGGTAAAGGGACATTAACTTATAGTAAAggagataaatatataggtGATTGGGAATTTGCTAAAAAGTGTGGAGAAGGagaattaatatattcatcaggtgataaatttaaaggaaaatggaaaaatgataaagcAAATGGATTTGGGGTTCTGAATTATTctaatggaaataaatacaagGGTGAGTGGGTTAATGATCAAAGGCACGGATTTGGTGTTTTTACATGTAAAGAAGATGGGTCTGTTTATTCAGGCCAATTTTCACATAACAGAAAAGAAGGACATGGTACATTGACTTTTTCTAATGGAACCATTGTTGAAGGTATATGGAATTTAGGTGTTTTGACCAAAGTAACAAAATTTCAGTTATACCCATCTTCTCCCTGGAATGACCCTGATTTATAA
- a CDS encoding protein phosphatase inhibitor 3, putative, with protein sequence MSYGHSTITCLQDPPSRTGRGGNPREVVRIVKLAPKKKVTWDKNTIDNEHANKKSSKVCCKYKKPKRFDESSESESSDSDLERNEYESYKKAGKASCSGCSKRASIKTEISVTH encoded by the exons ATGTCCTATGGTCATTCGACTATAACATGCTTACAAGATCCGCCCTCAAGAACTGGAAGAGGTGGAAATCCTCGAGAGGTTGTAAGAATTGTAAAATTGGCtcccaaaaaaaaagtcaCATGGGATAAGAATACAATTGATAATGAGCATGCCAACAAAAAGTCATCTAAAG TTTgctgtaaatataaaaagccAAAGAGATTTGATGAAAGTTCTGAATCCGAATCATCAGATAGTGATTTAGAGAGAAATGAATAtgaatcatataaaaaagcaGGGAAAG CTAGCTGTAGTGGTTGTTCCAAGAGAGCATCAATCAAAACAGAAATAAGCGTAACACATTAA